Genomic window (Gammaproteobacteria bacterium):
GCCCGGAAGTCGCGGTCCTGGCGGAAGCGCTGCGTACCTCAGCGCATACCGTCGTGCTGACCGGCGCTGGTGTCTCCGCCGAAAGTGGCATCCCGACCTTCCGTGACCCGTTGGGTGGCCACTGGTCACGCTACCGGGCCGAGGACCTGGCAACGCCCGAGGCATTCACGCGTGACCCGCAACTGGTCTGGCAATGGTATCAATGGCGCCGCGAGGCGATCCTCGCCTCGCGGCCGAACGTGGCGCACCAGGCCATTGCCGCATTCGATCGACTGCTACCCCGGCTGACCCTCATCACCCAGAACGTCGATGGCCTGCATCAGCAGGCCGGCAGCCGGGCTGTCCTTGAACTGCATGGGAATATCCACCGCAACCGCTGCAGCCGCGAGGATCGTACCGCCGACATCGATACCAGGGGAACCACCAAGCCTCCCCGCTGCCCCTCCTGCGGAGCGCATATCCGGCCCGATGTGGTCTGGTTCGGGGAGCCGCTGCCGGCACGGGTGCTGGCCGCCAGCCAGGCGGCAGCGGCTACCTGCGACCTGCTGATCGCCATTGGCACATCTTCGGTGGTGCTGCCTGCCGCGGACCTGATAGCGCTGGCCCGTTCTGCCGGTGCCCGGTTTGCCGAGATCAACCCGCAGGACACCGTGGTTTCACGCCAGGCCGATATTACCCTGCGCATGACGGCGGGACAGGCATTGCCGGCAGTCATGGCGGAGCTGGGCTGAAGCCGCCTGCGCCATGACGGGCCTCATCGATATCGGTGCCAACCTGACCCACGATGCGTTCGATCACGACCGGGGCGAGGTCCTTGCCCGGGCCGCCGCCGCCGGTGTGCCCCGCATGATCATCACCGGCAGCACAGCCGGATGCAGCCGCCAGGCACTCTCCCTGGCCCGCAGTTCGCCTGGCCGCCTGTTCGCCACGGCAGGCGTCCATCCGCACCATGCCGTGGAGTTCGGACCGGACACGGCAACCGAGCTCGTCGAAATCGCCACGCATCCGGAAGTGGTGGCCGTGGGTGAATGCGGCCTGGATTACTTCCGCGATCTCTCGCCACGCGCAGCCCAGCAGCATGCATTCGCCAGGCAGCTTGGACTGGCAGCCGCCATCGGCAAGCCGGTCTTCCTACACCAGCGCGATGCCCA
Coding sequences:
- a CDS encoding NAD-dependent deacylase: MAEALRTSAHTVVLTGAGVSAESGIPTFRDPLGGHWSRYRAEDLATPEAFTRDPQLVWQWYQWRREAILASRPNVAHQAIAAFDRLLPRLTLITQNVDGLHQQAGSRAVLELHGNIHRNRCSREDRTADIDTRGTTKPPRCPSCGAHIRPDVVWFGEPLPARVLAASQAAAATCDLLIAIGTSSVVLPAADLIALARSAGARFAEINPQDTVVSRQADITLRMTAGQALPAVMAELG